The following are encoded together in the Terriglobales bacterium genome:
- a CDS encoding FecR family protein: MGALVPSATRNAANVKVKDSLAWNDMLRTMASGRLRAHLVDGSLLSMGSNSELRVVQHDGASQLTQLDLNYGRLRSRVVQLTKPGAKFEVKTPHAVIGVIGTDFYVFVDADRTLVIVYTGKVNITPLRKDPNQPDSQATPVPPGTDVGGGQMAEVRAGHVEGPSPTPLSVQQDSIESTMVVEKERGVGMSNRSKVAIIAAIALAIAVGIAVGTTGGEECPTSTSTSSSSSCSSPFRSSTSTGP; encoded by the coding sequence GTGGGCGCGCTGGTTCCCTCGGCCACGCGCAACGCGGCCAATGTGAAGGTCAAGGACAGCCTGGCCTGGAACGACATGCTCCGCACCATGGCCAGCGGACGCCTGCGCGCCCATCTGGTGGATGGCTCGCTGCTCAGCATGGGCTCGAACAGCGAGCTGCGGGTGGTGCAGCATGACGGCGCTTCGCAGCTGACCCAACTGGACCTGAACTACGGCCGGCTGCGCAGCCGGGTGGTGCAGTTGACCAAGCCCGGCGCCAAGTTCGAGGTCAAGACGCCGCACGCCGTCATTGGCGTGATCGGCACCGACTTCTATGTGTTCGTAGACGCCGACCGTACCCTGGTCATCGTCTATACGGGTAAAGTCAACATCACGCCTCTGCGCAAAGACCCCAACCAGCCCGACTCGCAGGCCACACCCGTGCCGCCGGGTACGGATGTCGGCGGCGGCCAGATGGCGGAGGTGCGCGCCGGGCACGTGGAAGGGCCGAGTCCGACACCGCTCTCGGTGCAGCAGGACAGCATTGAGTCCACGATGGTGGTCGAGAAAGAGCGCGGCGTCGGCATGAGCAACCGCAGCAAGGTCGCAATCATCGCGGCCATTGCCCTTGCCATTGCTGTCGGGATCGCCGTCGGCACCACCGGCGGAGAGGAGTGCCCGACTTCCACCAGCACCTCTTCGTCGTCGAGCTGTTCTTCTCCGTTCAGATCCTCGACCTCGACCGGTCCGTAG